In Lacibacter sp. H375, one DNA window encodes the following:
- a CDS encoding glycosyl hydrolase family 8 gives MNIIRISTQCQRFVLMLFIAALALVCSSPHANAQSKKSKQKVTATAYRNVFKEAGYKQADIDAKIEKAYHDLFESPQGIYFNVGDTMGYVSDLKNHDARSEGLSYGMMVAVQMNKKDVFDRIWRWTKKYTQHQEGPREAYFAWSINPQTLKRNSQGSASDGELYFVTDLLFASNKWGNNTGINYYGEARRILDAMWKKDGTGNIFHVINKEHKQISFVPEGNGYTWTDPSYHLPAFMEVWAMYAKDGHEEFYKECADTSRAYLHRACHPVTGLNPDYSEFSGAPHNTRWIPVAFRYDSWRVPMNISMDYAWFRKDAAWQLDYAKRIQQFFRSKGINSFDDQFNMDGTRPDSILQAGGFKKLRHSLGLVSTLATTEMIYSEKNRYDFVHALWNAKLEPYGDGYFDPYYDGLLYLFSLLQLSGKYQIIKPV, from the coding sequence ATGAATATCATTCGTATATCAACCCAATGCCAACGCTTCGTGCTGATGTTATTTATAGCTGCATTGGCATTGGTATGTTCGTCTCCACATGCAAATGCCCAGTCCAAAAAGAGTAAACAAAAGGTTACTGCAACTGCGTATAGAAATGTTTTTAAAGAAGCCGGTTATAAGCAGGCAGATATTGATGCAAAGATTGAGAAGGCATACCATGATCTTTTTGAAAGTCCGCAAGGGATTTATTTCAACGTAGGTGATACGATGGGTTATGTATCTGATTTAAAAAATCATGATGCAAGAAGTGAAGGACTTTCATATGGCATGATGGTAGCTGTGCAGATGAATAAAAAAGATGTGTTCGACAGGATCTGGCGCTGGACAAAAAAATATACACAGCACCAGGAAGGTCCGAGAGAAGCATACTTTGCATGGAGCATCAATCCGCAAACACTCAAACGAAATTCACAAGGCTCAGCTTCTGATGGTGAATTGTATTTTGTTACGGATTTACTCTTTGCGTCTAATAAATGGGGTAACAATACCGGAATCAATTATTATGGCGAAGCACGCCGGATTTTAGATGCCATGTGGAAGAAAGATGGTACCGGAAATATCTTTCATGTGATCAATAAGGAACATAAGCAAATCAGTTTTGTTCCGGAGGGTAATGGCTATACCTGGACAGATCCTTCGTATCACCTTCCCGCATTTATGGAAGTATGGGCCATGTATGCAAAAGATGGGCACGAGGAATTTTACAAAGAATGTGCAGATACATCAAGAGCTTATTTGCACAGAGCCTGTCATCCGGTTACAGGATTAAATCCTGACTATAGCGAATTCAGCGGAGCTCCACACAATACAAGATGGATACCGGTTGCATTCCGTTACGATTCATGGAGAGTTCCAATGAATATTTCGATGGACTATGCGTGGTTCAGAAAAGATGCAGCATGGCAACTTGATTATGCTAAACGTATTCAGCAGTTTTTCCGTTCAAAAGGTATTAACAGTTTTGATGATCAGTTTAACATGGATGGCACACGGCCTGATTCTATTTTGCAGGCAGGAGGTTTTAAAAAATTACGGCATTCACTTGGGCTTGTTTCTACACTGGCAACTACAGAGATGATCTATTCAGAAAAAAACCGTTACGATTTTGTTCATGCTTTGTGGAATGCAAAACTTGAACCATATGGCGACGGTTACTTCGATCCTTACTATGATGGCTTATTGTATTTATTCAGCTTGTTGCAGTTGAGCGGCAAGTATCAAATTATAAAACCGGTTTAA
- a CDS encoding alpha/beta hydrolase-fold protein, whose translation MKKIFTAVVLLFLLLQIQAQEILKQMPKGFDEVRTESAKGKIDTITYSSKTVGVNRRALVYTPPGFSKKKKYPVLYLLHGIGGDEKEWLIGGKPQVILDNLYAEGKLQPMIVVMPNGRAMKDDRATGNIMAPDKVQAFATFEQDLLNDLIPFIEKKFPVHKDRENRAIAGLSMGGGQSLNFGLGNLDRFAWVGGFSSAPNTKLPNELVPDPAKAKQQLKLLFISCGDNDGLLSFSKRTHDYLRQNEVPHIYYLEPGGHDFKVWKNGLYMFSQFLFKPVDASQFSKYTVLGTAAATNIRSAKYPQVLPDSRVMFRIKAPDAQKVQIDLGKKYDMQKDTGGYWIVTTDSISEGFHYYSLLIDGVAVADPASETFYGMGRMASGIEIPFKGDGYYALKDVPHGDIRIKKYYSAVTRSWRQCYIYTPPGYDASTATKYPVLYLLHGGGEDERGWAMQGKTDIILDNLIAEQKAKPMIIVMMDGNVSAGGPGGFGEQALRAFENELKQTLIPFIEKNYRVATDANSRALAGLSMGGLQTLHAGVRNTNMFSYLGVFSSGWWSNQPALSNPQYEFMKTNASTINTNLKQFWIAMGGKQDIAWQNCQTMMARFDEMKIKYTYSEYPGGHTWPVWRNNLYNFAQLLFR comes from the coding sequence ATGAAAAAAATATTCACTGCAGTTGTTCTTCTTTTTTTGCTCTTGCAAATACAGGCACAGGAAATACTCAAGCAAATGCCCAAAGGTTTTGATGAAGTGCGTACTGAAAGTGCAAAAGGAAAAATTGATACGATCACCTACAGTTCAAAAACAGTAGGTGTAAACAGAAGAGCGCTTGTGTACACTCCACCCGGCTTTTCCAAAAAGAAAAAATATCCTGTACTGTATTTATTACATGGAATTGGTGGCGATGAAAAAGAATGGCTCATTGGCGGCAAGCCACAGGTCATTCTTGATAATCTGTATGCGGAAGGAAAGCTGCAGCCAATGATCGTTGTAATGCCCAACGGCAGGGCAATGAAAGATGACCGTGCAACCGGCAACATCATGGCGCCGGATAAAGTGCAGGCCTTTGCAACATTTGAACAAGACTTATTAAATGATCTGATTCCTTTTATTGAAAAGAAATTTCCTGTTCACAAGGATCGTGAAAACAGAGCGATCGCAGGTCTATCTATGGGTGGCGGACAATCATTGAATTTCGGATTAGGTAATCTCGACAGATTTGCATGGGTAGGTGGTTTTTCTTCAGCCCCCAATACGAAGTTGCCGAATGAATTAGTACCTGATCCTGCAAAAGCAAAACAACAACTGAAATTATTATTTATCTCTTGTGGTGATAACGATGGATTGCTTTCGTTCAGCAAACGCACACATGATTATCTGCGTCAAAACGAAGTGCCTCATATCTATTACTTAGAACCGGGCGGTCATGATTTCAAAGTTTGGAAGAATGGCTTGTATATGTTTTCTCAATTCTTATTTAAACCGGTAGATGCATCACAGTTTTCGAAGTACACTGTATTGGGAACTGCTGCAGCAACCAATATCCGTTCAGCAAAATATCCGCAAGTGTTACCCGATAGTCGTGTGATGTTTCGCATCAAAGCACCCGATGCACAAAAAGTGCAGATCGATTTAGGAAAGAAATACGATATGCAGAAAGATACAGGTGGTTACTGGATCGTTACCACCGATTCAATCAGTGAAGGCTTTCACTATTATTCATTGTTGATTGATGGTGTTGCAGTTGCTGATCCTGCAAGCGAAACGTTTTATGGTATGGGGCGCATGGCAAGTGGTATAGAAATTCCGTTTAAAGGCGATGGCTACTATGCGTTGAAAGATGTGCCGCATGGTGACATCCGCATCAAAAAATATTATTCAGCAGTAACACGTTCATGGCGCCAATGTTATATCTACACACCTCCGGGTTATGATGCCAGTACAGCAACAAAATATCCGGTGCTCTATTTATTACATGGTGGTGGTGAAGATGAACGGGGCTGGGCAATGCAAGGCAAAACAGATATCATCCTTGATAATTTAATTGCTGAGCAAAAAGCAAAGCCTATGATTATTGTCATGATGGATGGTAATGTTTCCGCTGGCGGACCTGGTGGATTTGGTGAGCAGGCCTTGCGTGCTTTTGAAAATGAGTTAAAGCAGACATTGATTCCTTTCATTGAAAAAAATTACCGTGTGGCAACCGATGCCAACAGCAGAGCATTGGCCGGTTTGTCAATGGGTGGTTTACAAACATTGCATGCAGGTGTACGAAATACAAACATGTTTTCTTATCTCGGAGTGTTCAGTTCAGGATGGTGGAGTAATCAACCTGCACTTTCCAACCCGCAATATGAGTTCATGAAAACAAATGCAAGTACCATCAATACCAACCTGAAACAATTCTGGATTGCCATGGGTGGTAAACAAGATATTGCCTGGC